The Synchiropus splendidus isolate RoL2022-P1 chromosome 8, RoL_Sspl_1.0, whole genome shotgun sequence genome has a window encoding:
- the LOC128763575 gene encoding dehydrogenase/reductase SDR family member 13-like has product MFPLLVVAFLLGGLYMYREIVVKGKRCTSAVKLHGKTVIVTGSNTGIGKTTAIDLAKRGARVILACRSKQRGEAALVDVKRESGSKNVVFMQLDLGSLQSVRSFAENFLRLETRLDILINNAGVYMQGRTEDGFGMMFGVNHIGHFLLTNLLLDRLKECKPSRIVNLSSVAHNFGKIDFDCLNKHKALGLGTSFREVLQVYSDSKLCNVLFTHELAKRLKGSGVTCYSLHPGAINSELARNTSSTLLLLLYPVTSFFFKNTDQGCQTSLHCALQEGLEPFSGRYFSNCTVREVYAKAKDDAAAKKLWELSERMSGLSG; this is encoded by the exons ATGTTTCCACTACTTGTGGTGGCCTTCCTGTTGGGGGGGCTTTACATGTACCGAGAGATTGTTGTGAAAGGAAAGAGATGCACCAGTGCTGTGAAACTGCATGGGAAAACTGTGATTGTGACAG GCAGCAACACTGGAATTGGAAAGACCACGGCCATTGACCTGGCCAAGAGAGGAGCTCGGGTAATTCTGGCCTGTCGCAGTAAGcaaagaggagaagcagctctGGTGGATGTCAAAAGG GAGAGTGGTAGCAAAAATGTGGTCTTCATGCAGCTGGATTTAGGGAGTCTGCAGTCTGTCCGCAGCTTTGCCGAAAACTTCTTGAGGCTTGAAACAAGACTAGACATCCTCATCAACAATGCAG gTGTTTATATGCAGGGCCGCACCGAGGATGGCTTTGGAATGATGTTTGGCGTCAATCACATTGGTCACTTTTTGTTGACCAACCTTTTGTTGGATCGGCTGAAGGAGTGCAAACCAAGTCGCATTGTCAACCTCTCGTCAGTGGCTCACAACTTTGGAAAGATCGACTTTGACTGCCTTAACAAGCACAAGGCTTTGGGACTGGGAACATCCTTCAGAGAGGTACTGCAGGTCTACTCTGACAGTAAGCTGTGCAACGTGCTCTTCACCCATGAACTGGCCAAGCGACTGAAGGGCAGCGGGGTCACCTGCTACTCCCTGCACCCAG GAGCCATCAACTCAGAACTGGCCCGGAACACCAGCTCCACTTTGCTACTTTTGCTGTACCCTGTGACTTCATTCTTTTTCAAGAACACGGACCAAGGATGCCAGACCTCCCTGCACTGCGCTCTGCAGGAGGGCTTGGAGCCCTTCAGTGGACGCTACTTCTCCAATTGCACTGTGAGAGAGGTGTACGCGAAGGCCAAAGATGATGCTGCTGCCAAGAAGCTATGGGAGCTCAGTGAGAGAATGAGTGGTCTGTCGGGATAA
- the dhrs13a.3 gene encoding dehydrogenase/reductase SDR family member 13a.3 isoform X1, translating to MTQEEARWSKILCTVAESSSADMSLFLCFSVGAVAVYLIVYYGVFRGSRCLSPTQLSGKTAIVTGGNTGIGKATALGLARRGARVILACRNREKAEAAAFDIRRESGNNQVLFIQLDLASVESIHTFADTFLKSEPRLDILINNAGVMGCGRTVDGFDLTLGVNHLGHFLLTNLLLDRLHQCSPSRVVTVSGLLHRFGTVDFSSLTARRDVVCSHSTWSMIQAYCNSKLFNVLFTRELSNRLDGSSVTCYCLHPGVIYTQLCRSMSWWQLLLLWPIAKLLFLDPESGCQTTLHCALQEGLEPLSGRYFSNCHQQQVGAKGRDDALAKKLWEVSERLVGLNYCAPSAPKSGLMSSDPLRK from the exons atgacacaagaAGAAGCCCGTTGGTCGAAAATATTG tgCACCGTTGCAGAAAGTTCCTCCGCTGACATGTCACTGTTTTTGTGCTTTTCTGTCGGTGCCGTGGCTGTTTACCTGATAGTTTACTATGGAGTGTTTCGAGGAAGTCGATGCTTGAGCCCCACGCAACTGTCCGGGAAGACGGCGATCGTTACAG GCGGCAACACAGGCATTGGGAAAGCAACCGCTCTGGGCCTTGCTAGAAGGGGGGCCCGGGTCATTCTGGCATGTCGCAACAGGGAAAaggctgaagctgctgcttttGACATCCGCAGG GAGAGTGGGAATAACCAGGTGCTGTTCATTCAGCTGGACCTGGCAAGTGTTGAGTCTATCCATACTTTTGCTGATACCTTCCTCAAGAGCGAACCCCGGCTTGATATTCTCATCAACAATGCTG GTGTGATGGGCTGTGGACGCACTGTTGATGGTTTTGATTTGACTCTTGGTGTAAACCACCTGGGTCACTTCCTGCTGACAAACCTCCTTCTGGACAGACTGCACCAGTGTAGTCCAAGTCGTGTGGTCACTGTGTCAGGTCTACTGCACCGCTTCGGGACTGTGGACTTCTCTTCGCTGACTGCCCGCAGAGATGTGGTCTGCTCTCATTCCACATGGAGTATGATACAGGCCTACTGCAACAGCAAGCTATTCAATGTGCTCTTCACTAGAGAGCTGTCAAACAGGCTGGATGGCTCGAGTGTCACCTGCTACTGCCTTCATCCAG GGGTGATCTACACACAGTTGTGTCGGAGTATGAGCTGGTGGCAGCTGCTTCTTCTATGGCCCATTGCCAAACTTCTCTTCCTGGACCCAGAGTCGGGTTGCCAGACCACCCTGCATTGTGCCCTGCAGGAAGGGTTGGAGCCTCTGAGTGGCCGCTATTTCTCTAATTGCCACCAACAGCAGGTTGGTGCCAAAGGACGAGATGATGCTTTGGCCAAAAAGCTATGGGAGGTGAGCGAACGGTTGGTGGGTTTGAATTACTGTGCTCCTTCAGCTCCCAAGTCTGGGTTGATGTCATCCGATCCACTGAGAAAATGA
- the dhrs13a.3 gene encoding dehydrogenase/reductase SDR family member 13a.3 isoform X2: MSLFLCFSVGAVAVYLIVYYGVFRGSRCLSPTQLSGKTAIVTGGNTGIGKATALGLARRGARVILACRNREKAEAAAFDIRRESGNNQVLFIQLDLASVESIHTFADTFLKSEPRLDILINNAGVMGCGRTVDGFDLTLGVNHLGHFLLTNLLLDRLHQCSPSRVVTVSGLLHRFGTVDFSSLTARRDVVCSHSTWSMIQAYCNSKLFNVLFTRELSNRLDGSSVTCYCLHPGVIYTQLCRSMSWWQLLLLWPIAKLLFLDPESGCQTTLHCALQEGLEPLSGRYFSNCHQQQVGAKGRDDALAKKLWEVSERLVGLNYCAPSAPKSGLMSSDPLRK, from the exons ATGTCACTGTTTTTGTGCTTTTCTGTCGGTGCCGTGGCTGTTTACCTGATAGTTTACTATGGAGTGTTTCGAGGAAGTCGATGCTTGAGCCCCACGCAACTGTCCGGGAAGACGGCGATCGTTACAG GCGGCAACACAGGCATTGGGAAAGCAACCGCTCTGGGCCTTGCTAGAAGGGGGGCCCGGGTCATTCTGGCATGTCGCAACAGGGAAAaggctgaagctgctgcttttGACATCCGCAGG GAGAGTGGGAATAACCAGGTGCTGTTCATTCAGCTGGACCTGGCAAGTGTTGAGTCTATCCATACTTTTGCTGATACCTTCCTCAAGAGCGAACCCCGGCTTGATATTCTCATCAACAATGCTG GTGTGATGGGCTGTGGACGCACTGTTGATGGTTTTGATTTGACTCTTGGTGTAAACCACCTGGGTCACTTCCTGCTGACAAACCTCCTTCTGGACAGACTGCACCAGTGTAGTCCAAGTCGTGTGGTCACTGTGTCAGGTCTACTGCACCGCTTCGGGACTGTGGACTTCTCTTCGCTGACTGCCCGCAGAGATGTGGTCTGCTCTCATTCCACATGGAGTATGATACAGGCCTACTGCAACAGCAAGCTATTCAATGTGCTCTTCACTAGAGAGCTGTCAAACAGGCTGGATGGCTCGAGTGTCACCTGCTACTGCCTTCATCCAG GGGTGATCTACACACAGTTGTGTCGGAGTATGAGCTGGTGGCAGCTGCTTCTTCTATGGCCCATTGCCAAACTTCTCTTCCTGGACCCAGAGTCGGGTTGCCAGACCACCCTGCATTGTGCCCTGCAGGAAGGGTTGGAGCCTCTGAGTGGCCGCTATTTCTCTAATTGCCACCAACAGCAGGTTGGTGCCAAAGGACGAGATGATGCTTTGGCCAAAAAGCTATGGGAGGTGAGCGAACGGTTGGTGGGTTTGAATTACTGTGCTCCTTCAGCTCCCAAGTCTGGGTTGATGTCATCCGATCCACTGAGAAAATGA